The Streptomyces sp. DG1A-41 genomic sequence CCGCCGAGTCCTTTTGGAAGCCTTCGTTCCGGGGTGCGCCCTCCGCACTGTGGAGAAGATCTGGATAATCTCTGGAGTTCGCGAGGGGAGGGAGGAACGCGTGGAACAGCTGAACGGCCACCCGTGCCCGGAGTGCGGCACGCCCAGACAGCCGGACAACACCCCTTCCTGCACCTGCACCCACCGCGCCGCAGAGGCCCTCCACAACGCCCGCACGACGGAGGCGGCAGCAGCGGAAGACTTCGACCCACTCCGCATCCGCCCCTACGTCGAACTCGCGCCCGACACGCCCACACGGCCCCCTGAGAACGAGGGCACCCCGGGACGCCCCTCTGCGAACGGCCCGGCCGAGCACCCGCACGCGGCGGCGTTACACGCCGAGGCCCCCGCCCAAGCGGGAGAAGGCGCCCCGCGACAAACCCAGGCGGACGGTGCAACCACCTCCCCGCAGGCGGAGGCCTCGCACGTCCACGCCCCCGGGCGGACGACCGACGACGCCCCGAGACGGACCCCCCGGCGGGCGGCCGACGACGCCCCGCCCCCGTCCCAGAACCACCCTGCGGAACCCCTGCGCACCGACGCCCCCGCGCGGGCGGCCGAAGGCGGCGCCCCGCGACGGCCCGTGACGAACCCCGGGCAAGCCTCGCGCGCCCAAGGGGCCCCGTCGCCCTCCCCCGCCGACGCCACCATGCCCCTGCGCCCGGTCGACCCGGACGCGACCACCCTGCTGCCGGCCTCGCCGGACACCTCCGTGCTGCCGGTCTCCCCGCCCACCTCCGTCCTCCCGACGCCCCTGGCCCCCGGGGCGG encodes the following:
- a CDS encoding peptidoglycan-binding protein — its product is MEQLNGHPCPECGTPRQPDNTPSCTCTHRAAEALHNARTTEAAAAEDFDPLRIRPYVELAPDTPTRPPENEGTPGRPSANGPAEHPHAAALHAEAPAQAGEGAPRQTQADGATTSPQAEASHVHAPGRTTDDAPRRTPRRAADDAPPPSQNHPAEPLRTDAPARAAEGGAPRRPVTNPGQASRAQGAPSPSPADATMPLRPVDPDATTLLPASPDTSVLPVSPPTSVLPTPLAPGAAELSVTDLRLFAGTAGPGRGLPEPDEAGRRPRRRRRNALLAAAAGACVAVVAAAGYASGLFSYEAPTRESALPDDLRASVPDAPSSSAASTPPAESAQAAPSAPAAPPPPATRSPSASPSPSTPSASPSPSQSATPSASRTSAPASPENVPPGNSRQNGGPTVLRLGDRGPEVTELQLRLRQLYLYDQDTDGDYDSRLEEAVRTYQWSRGIQTDDLGVYDRETRAKLESETKEP